From a single Solenopsis invicta isolate M01_SB chromosome 4, UNIL_Sinv_3.0, whole genome shotgun sequence genomic region:
- the LOC105200126 gene encoding uncharacterized protein LOC105200126 — MKLTIALLMVIAVVMSTTVMAEDGEEAHEEGQGDYVHLPGKSCDDAPPCPDGRPCIMAPPHCNSGTCGTDPVPQCGEKPA, encoded by the coding sequence ATGAAGTTAACTATCGCCCTGCTGATGGTCATCGCCGTCGTGATGTCGACGACGGTCATGGCGGAGGACGGTGAGGAGGCTCACGAGGAGGGCCAGGGTGACTACGTGCACCTGCCAGGGAAAAGCTGCGACGACGCACCGCCTTGTCCCGACGGCAGACCCTGCATAATGGCACCCCCTCATTGCAACAGCGGCACTTGCGGCACGGATCCGGTACCGCAGTGCGGGGAGAAACCCGCCTAA